CAGCGTATCGATTCACCCCGATGACCTGCGGCAATCGCCCTGACATCGTGACCGTTCTTCAGTTGCGGAGGAATTTGAGATGACCTGTTCGATGGCGAGTGCTTGCCGCAGCACGGCAATCGCGTGTACGTTGGCCGCGTTTGCCGGCGTAGCCTCGTTCGCGCAACCGCCGGCGGCAGCGCCCGCGGAGACGCCAACCGTCACGGTTGTCCCGCCGCGGCAAAACGAAATCACGCAAAAGGTCAAACTCCCGGGCAATCTCGTTCCGGACGAACAGGTGTCCGTGTACGCGAAAGTATCCGGTTACCTCGACGAAATCTCCGTCGATCGCGGTGTGACCGTGACGAAAAGCCAGGTCATCGCGAAACTTTCCGCTCCGGAGATGGAATCGGAACTCGCGCTGGCGGAGGCGAAACTGCGCGCGGCGCAGTCGCGCACGGGCCGCGCGCGCGCGAACGCGGAACTCGCCAAGACCACGCAGCAGCGACTTGCCAAACTCCACGCCGCCGAACCCGGCGCGGTCACGCAGGAAGACGTGGACGACGCGGAGGCGAAGGACAAGATCGCGCAGGCGGACGTTGTTGCGACGGACGCGGAAGTTGGTGTCGCCGCGGCGGACGTGAAGCGATTGAAAACGATGATAGATTATCTGACCGTGCGCGCTCCGTTTGACGGGACGGTCACGCAGCGGTTCATGGATGCCGGCGCGTTCATCGCGGCCGGGGCCGGCGCGAAACCAATTGTCGAGATTACGCGCGTGAACAAACTTCGCCTGGCATTCGATTTGCCGGAACGGCTCGCACCGTTCGTGAAGACCGGACGGCCTGTCACCTACACGCTTGCCGCACTACCGGGGAGAACGTTCAATGCGACGATCGCGCGGCGCACGGACGCGCTCACGCCCGAGTCGCGCACGATGCGCGCGGAAGTCGATATTGACAATACGGAGGGCCTGCTCTCGCCCGGCATGTATGCATCGGTGCAGATTCCGCTCGGCGGCATCGCGGGCATCAGCATTGTTCCGTCAACTGCCTTGCGCACAATTGATGGAAAAGTCTGCGTGCTCGCGGTTATCGACGGCGCAACGAAAAAGCTGCCAGTCGAATCGCTTGCAGACGCCGGCACGGATGTGGTCGTGTCGGGGGAACTGTCGTCCGACATGCAGATCGTTGTTCAGGGACCGGCGACGCTGGCGGACGGTCAGGCGGTAAACGTGAAGCAGGCGAAGTAGGGCATGTCCAGATTAGCGCCAATCGCCAATATGGAGTGTGGCAGCGGAGTCCGCTTCAGACGGCGCTACCGCTTTCGCTTCCGGCGGAGCCGTGATCCTCTTCAGATCGCGTTGGGCTATAGCGAGAATCGCTCCGCGGTAGCCAAAGCGGCATCGCCGAAGACCCTGCTGCCGCACTCCATACCGTGCAACTCTCGCCGCATACGATTCGTAGGCTTCGTGCTCACGTTTTTGACGGTCTTTGCGGGGTGCGCGACGCAATCGACTACAGTGGTTTCCGCTACCAGTCCAACCACTTTGCACGATACGCAGAAAGTAACGGCGGTCGTTGCGCCATCGTCGCCAGCAGCGACGGTCGAGTCGCAAGCGAACGCAACCGATCGGACACGATCAATCGCGCTGTCGGAAGCGATTCGAATCGGGTTGGAATCCAATCTCGATCTTGCGTTGGCGCGGGCGCAACACGAGATTGCGCAGGCGCGCGCGATGGCAAGCACGGGCGCTTTCATACCGACATTGGACGTCGGCGCGGGAACGACCCGGATTGACGGACTTGTCCAGGGCGCGTTTGGCGATTTTCGCGACATCGACTCGCGCGGCAAGACGGCGGGTCTCGCGTTCGGCCTGCGGGTGAACATCGGCGCGCGGGTCTGCGAAAGTATCGCCGCGCGCCGCGAATGCGATGCTGCGTTGCTCGGCGTCATGGCGTCCGAACAGAAACTAATTCTCAGCATTGTCGAACTATACGAAAACCTCGTCCTCGCGAAAGTCTCGCGCGACATCGCGCAACAACTCGTTCAATCCAGCGGCGAGTTCGATCGGATTGCATCCACGCGCTACCAGGGCGGTGTCGGCCTTGGCTCGGACGCCGCGCGCGCGACGGCCAACCTCGCGGCGAGCAAACAACAACTCGTGCAAGCGGAGAAGCTGTGGCGCACGACAAGCGTGCGGCTCGCGGTCGTGTTGCGACTCGATCCGAAGGTGTTGCTCGATCCCGCGGATACGCAGATTGAACCGTGGCAACTGCCGCCCGATTTCGGCGGCGACGCGTACGCCGAGAACGCGGCGAACCGGCCCGACGTTCAGGCCGCGCACGAACAGGCCGATGCCGCAAAACAATTGTTGCGCGCGCGCTGGTGGGACCTTGCCGCACCCGAGTTGTACGCGGAATGGCGGCTCACCGGCATCGGCGGCACAGGCGACACCGCTGAACCGGATGACGGCGCGGCATTGAGCAGCGCAGCCGGATCGGTTGGGCGTTCCGCCGTCGCATGGCGGAACACCGGCAACGCGATAGTTCAGGGCACGGACCCGATCCCGCCGTTCACTTCAGCGGCCAGTTCCGGCGGTCGAGCGTACTACGCGTACAAGAACCTCATCGGATCGACGCAACAGGAAATCGATAGCCTGGAGCGCCAAGAACGCTATGGCATCGGCCTGAACTGGAACTTGTCTTTCGCAAAAGCCGCCCGAATCCGCGAACAACGCACAAACGCGCAAGCCGCCGGTCTTCGAGCGCAGAAAGCGGAAGACGCCGCCATCGGCGAAGTGCGGCAGGCGCAGGACGACGTGCGCGCTGCGATCGAACTCATTACACTCGCGCAAGACGAAATCGTTTCCATCGAATCGAGCCATCGCATGAGCCTTGCGCGGTTCACCGGGGGCACGGCGCTTGCCTTCGAAGTGCTTGACGCACAAGACGCCCTAACCGAGGCCCGCCTCAAACTCGCGCGCTACACGACCGATCTCAATGTCGCGCAAGCCCGCCTCCTCGCCGCATCCGGCATCATCGAGCAGGGTAACGTTGGAGCCGACGCACCGGCGCCCTAACACCGAAGACTAAGCGGACCGCCATTCCATTTGCTATGCTAGGGTCGGGCTGACGGGAGTGCGTTTGTGCCGAATTACGACGTGATAGTCCTTGGCCTTGGCGGAATGGGCAGCGCGGCGCTGTACCATTTGGCGAAGCGCGGCGTGCGCGTGTGCGGCGTCGAGCAGTTTGGCATTGCGCACGACATGGGCAGCTCGCACGGCCAGACGCGGATGATTCGCAAGGCGTACTTCGAGCACCCCGACTACATCCCGCTGGTTGAGCGCGCCTACACGTTGTGGCGCGAACTGGAATCGGAATCCGGCGCGGAACTGCTCATCGAGTCCGGCCTGTTGCTTTCCGGCAAACCGAATTCGGGACTGATCAAGGGGCTCGAAACCTGCTATCGCGTGCACACGCTGCCGCACGAGCGCATCGACGCGGCGGAAGCGATGAAGCGCTATCCGCAGTTCAATCTGCCGGAAGACCATGCCGCCTATTGGGATCCCGTCGGGGGATTTCTCCGTGTCGAGGGTTGCGTGGACAAACACGTGCAGTGCGCGCAGAAACATGGCGCGGACGTGCTCATCCACGAAGACGTGCTTGCGTGGAGTTCGGACAAGGACGGCGTATCCATCACCACGACGAAGCGCGAGATGCGCGCGAACAAACTGGTGCTCACCGCGGGTGCGTGGACCACGGCGTCGTTCGTCGAGTTGCTCGTGCCGCTGCGCATTTTGCGCAAGCTGCAGTTTTGGTACACGTCGCCGAACCTTGCCGAGTACCGGCGCGGAGCGTTTCCCGCGTTTTACGTGGATACGGATGCCGGCGGTTTTTACGGCTTCCCCGCGATCAACGATCTTGGCATAAAAATCGCCGAGCACACGGGCGGTGAGCGCGTGGACGATCCGGACCAACTCGATCGCGGCTTGCACAAGGGCGATGAAGCGAATGTCCGCGGGTTCGTCGCGGACGTGCTTCCCCGGTTCCAGCCCGAGCGCACCAAGTTCAGCGTCTGCATGTATTCGATGACCGCCGACGAACATTTCCTCGTCGACCGCCATCCACGCCACCCGAACGTTGTCCTCGCTGGCGGCTTTTCCGGCCACGGTTTCAAGTTCTCGTCTGTCATCGGCGAGGTCCTCGCCGACCTCACGCTCGAAGGGCGGACGAGCCACCCGATTGGTTTCCTCGGGCTCGGAAGGTTTACGTCCTTTTAGAGCGATTCAAGAAACGTCGTAGCCGATATGTCCCGTAGGTTTCGGTGCAAATCGAGTGTGCGATTTCGATTACGAGCACGAGCACGAAAACGCAGCTACGTAATATCTCAAATTACTTTAGCGGCTGCGCACGAAATGAAGCTGGCGGAACGCATTCGATCATACGGTCCGCCAGCCAGAGATCTGAATTGCCGCTATGTGCGAATTACGCGCAGGAATTCTTCCGGCGTGACAATGCCGTCCTTTACTTTGAGGCGGCAGCGCTCGGCCATCGTCTTCAGTTTTGCCGCTTTCGTGATCTGTTCGATGGGCGCGTCAGCGGCGATCATGCGTCGGATGTCTTCCGACACCTCGATGATTTCGAAAATGCCCGTGCGTCCGCGATTTCCGGTGTGATAGCACGAGTCGCAGCCCTTGCCGCGATACAGCTTTTTCGTCGTTTCGGGCAGGTGCAGCGATTTCAGCAACGGCTTTGAGGGCGTAAACCCTTCGCGGCAATCCGGGCAAATTTTGCGCACGAGACGCTGCGCGACCACCGCCGTCAGCGCGCTCGCGATCAAATACGACGGTACCTGCATGTTGCGCAACGTCGAGATTGCTTCCGGCGCGTCGTTTGTGTGCAGGGTACTGAACACGAGGTGGCCGGTCATCGCCGCGCGGATGGCGATGCGCGCCGTGTCCGCGTCGCGAATTTCGCCCACGAGCAGCACGTCGATGTCCTGCCGCAACGCCGCGCGGAGCGTTGTCGCGAACGTGACCTCGATGTCCGGGTCGATCTGCACCTGGTTGATGCCGGAAAGCTGGTATTCGACCGGGTCCTCGAGCGTCACGATGCTGTCCGTCAGCACGTTCTTCTGGTTCAGCGCTGCGTAGAGCGTCGTCGTCTTGCCGCTACCCGTGGGGCCGGTGACCAGGATCATGCCGTAGGGCTGATTGATGACGCGCGCGAGGATTTTTTCGTCGTCCGATTCGAGGCCAAGGTCTTTGATCCCCGAAAGCACCGCGCTCTGATCGAGCAACCGCAGCACAACGCGCTCGCCCAGGTAGGTCGGCAGCGTCGCGACGCGCACGTCGAACTCGCGCTCCTTGGATTCGATGCGGATGTGGCCGTCCTGCGGGCGCCGCGTCTCCGTGATGTCGAGGTCGGACATGATCTTGACGCGCGAGACGACCGCGGCTTCGATCTCCGGCGAGATGCTCATCACATCGTGCAGCACGCCGTCGATGCGGTAGCGCACGCGCATCTCCGGCTCCTGCGGGTCCATGTGGACGTCCGTCGCGCCGGAGTTGATCGCCCCTTCAATAATTGTCGAGACCAACTTGATAACCGGCGCGCCTTCGGCTTCCTTGGCGATTTCGTCGAAACGGCGCTTTTCCTTGATGTCTGTAACAGGTGCCACGGTCTGCTTCTCCTCTCTAGGCGCCGCTTCTTTCGCCGCCGCTTTTTTGCCCTTCTTTGCTGTACCTTTGCCATCGCCGGATTTCTGTTTCAAGGCGGGTTCCGCCGGTTCGGCTTTGCGGCCGCCGCTCAAGACGTTTTTCGTGCCCGCGTACCGCGCGCGGATTTCCGCGGCGACGTTGTCGCAGTTCGTCATCAGCGGTTTGATCTGTTTGCCCAGCATCCTGCCGAGGTCGCCGAGGCTTGCGCGCACCTGCGGCTTGCTGATGAGGACGGATAGTTTGTTTCCGTCCAGCGAAATGGGAATTAGTTGATACTTGAGCGCGTAACTTTCCGGCACCGCCTCGAGCGCGTTCTGATGGCTCGGCGTTTCGTCCAGTTCGCTGAAATCGAGGTCGTACTGTTTCGCCAGGGCGGAGTTGATGATCCGCCGCGTGACCAGGCCGCGGCTCATGAGGATTTCGCCGAGCAGCCGGCCGGATCGCTTTTGCTCCGCGAGGGCCTGATCGAGCTGGTCTTTGCTGATGGCCTTGATCTTGACCAGCGCGTCGCCGAGGCTCGATTGGTCCGACGATTTTGCCGCCATGCCCGGCACGCGAATTTCGGTGCGCAACGCCTGGTCGATCGCCGCGTAGGTGACTTTTCCCATTTGCAGCAGCGATCGGTGCCACGGAACGCCGGTCGCCTGTTCGCGGGCCTTGGCCTTGTCCAGGTCCTCCCGCGTGATGATTTCGCCCTTGACGAGCGCGTCGCCCAAACCTGCTTGTCGCTGTTCTTCCGCCATTGCGCCCTCACCCTTCCCCGTTGCAGCCCCGGATTTGACCACACACCTTGGCCCACTTGCAGCCGATTTGCATTATAGGCGGCTTTCGTAAATTGGTAAAGAACTTTCTCCCCGCGCGGTCACCGCGCCCAATCCGGCACTTCGCCAATAGTGATCTGGAACACCGGCACGATTACGAAGTACGCCAACAACGTTACCAGCACCGCTGCAATGACGTTGAGAATAAACCCCGCGCGCATCATTTGCGGGATGGTCACGTAGCCGCTGCCGAACACCAGCGCGTTGGGCGGCGTGCCCGCGGGCATCATGAACCCGAGCGACGCGCTTAACACCGCGGGCAGCAAGACAAACAGGGGATGGCATTCGAACACCCGCGTCGAGGCCGCCGCCAGCACGGGAATCATGAGCATCGTCAGCGCGGTGTTCGACATGAATTCGGTCAGCGCGATCACTGCCGCGCAGATCAGGAATGTCATGACGATTGGGTGCGTGGCCTTGACAAACGCCAGCTTGTCGCCTACCCAGTCGACAAGGCCGGTATCGTCAAACCCTTTTGCGATCGCGATTCCGCCGCCGAACAGCAACAGGATTCCCCACGGAATCCGTTTCGCCCACTCCCATTCGAGGGCGAAACGACCCTTGCGAATATCGACGGGCAACACGAACAGCGCCATTGCGCCCGCGATTGCGACGGTCCCATCGTCCACGA
The genomic region above belongs to Candidatus Hydrogenedentota bacterium and contains:
- a CDS encoding efflux RND transporter periplasmic adaptor subunit, coding for MTCSMASACRSTAIACTLAAFAGVASFAQPPAAAPAETPTVTVVPPRQNEITQKVKLPGNLVPDEQVSVYAKVSGYLDEISVDRGVTVTKSQVIAKLSAPEMESELALAEAKLRAAQSRTGRARANAELAKTTQQRLAKLHAAEPGAVTQEDVDDAEAKDKIAQADVVATDAEVGVAAADVKRLKTMIDYLTVRAPFDGTVTQRFMDAGAFIAAGAGAKPIVEITRVNKLRLAFDLPERLAPFVKTGRPVTYTLAALPGRTFNATIARRTDALTPESRTMRAEVDIDNTEGLLSPGMYASVQIPLGGIAGISIVPSTALRTIDGKVCVLAVIDGATKKLPVESLADAGTDVVVSGELSSDMQIVVQGPATLADGQAVNVKQAK
- a CDS encoding TolC family protein: MLTFLTVFAGCATQSTTVVSATSPTTLHDTQKVTAVVAPSSPAATVESQANATDRTRSIALSEAIRIGLESNLDLALARAQHEIAQARAMASTGAFIPTLDVGAGTTRIDGLVQGAFGDFRDIDSRGKTAGLAFGLRVNIGARVCESIAARRECDAALLGVMASEQKLILSIVELYENLVLAKVSRDIAQQLVQSSGEFDRIASTRYQGGVGLGSDAARATANLAASKQQLVQAEKLWRTTSVRLAVVLRLDPKVLLDPADTQIEPWQLPPDFGGDAYAENAANRPDVQAAHEQADAAKQLLRARWWDLAAPELYAEWRLTGIGGTGDTAEPDDGAALSSAAGSVGRSAVAWRNTGNAIVQGTDPIPPFTSAASSGGRAYYAYKNLIGSTQQEIDSLERQERYGIGLNWNLSFAKAARIREQRTNAQAAGLRAQKAEDAAIGEVRQAQDDVRAAIELITLAQDEIVSIESSHRMSLARFTGGTALAFEVLDAQDALTEARLKLARYTTDLNVAQARLLAASGIIEQGNVGADAPAP
- the solA gene encoding N-methyl-L-tryptophan oxidase is translated as MPNYDVIVLGLGGMGSAALYHLAKRGVRVCGVEQFGIAHDMGSSHGQTRMIRKAYFEHPDYIPLVERAYTLWRELESESGAELLIESGLLLSGKPNSGLIKGLETCYRVHTLPHERIDAAEAMKRYPQFNLPEDHAAYWDPVGGFLRVEGCVDKHVQCAQKHGADVLIHEDVLAWSSDKDGVSITTTKREMRANKLVLTAGAWTTASFVELLVPLRILRKLQFWYTSPNLAEYRRGAFPAFYVDTDAGGFYGFPAINDLGIKIAEHTGGERVDDPDQLDRGLHKGDEANVRGFVADVLPRFQPERTKFSVCMYSMTADEHFLVDRHPRHPNVVLAGGFSGHGFKFSSVIGEVLADLTLEGRTSHPIGFLGLGRFTSF
- the tadA gene encoding Flp pilus assembly complex ATPase component TadA; translation: MAEEQRQAGLGDALVKGEIITREDLDKAKAREQATGVPWHRSLLQMGKVTYAAIDQALRTEIRVPGMAAKSSDQSSLGDALVKIKAISKDQLDQALAEQKRSGRLLGEILMSRGLVTRRIINSALAKQYDLDFSELDETPSHQNALEAVPESYALKYQLIPISLDGNKLSVLISKPQVRASLGDLGRMLGKQIKPLMTNCDNVAAEIRARYAGTKNVLSGGRKAEPAEPALKQKSGDGKGTAKKGKKAAAKEAAPREEKQTVAPVTDIKEKRRFDEIAKEAEGAPVIKLVSTIIEGAINSGATDVHMDPQEPEMRVRYRIDGVLHDVMSISPEIEAAVVSRVKIMSDLDITETRRPQDGHIRIESKEREFDVRVATLPTYLGERVVLRLLDQSAVLSGIKDLGLESDDEKILARVINQPYGMILVTGPTGSGKTTTLYAALNQKNVLTDSIVTLEDPVEYQLSGINQVQIDPDIEVTFATTLRAALRQDIDVLLVGEIRDADTARIAIRAAMTGHLVFSTLHTNDAPEAISTLRNMQVPSYLIASALTAVVAQRLVRKICPDCREGFTPSKPLLKSLHLPETTKKLYRGKGCDSCYHTGNRGRTGIFEIIEVSEDIRRMIAADAPIEQITKAAKLKTMAERCRLKVKDGIVTPEEFLRVIRT